ATTTCTCTTATACTCTCATCGGGCCCTTTTGTCGCAAATACTTCCCTGAAAATTATTCTGCCATCCCTATCTACAAGGCCGATAGCCGTCTTTGTCCCACCTATATCAATTCCTATGGCATTCACTATATCACACCTCCACGAAAACTCATGATACACAGTCCATTTGCTAAATCTTTTCGATCATACCAAACCCCAGGGAATTCTTCTCACCAAGCCCCGCATGGTATGCTATCCACATAAGGTCTTTGTCTCCTGACATGATAAACGGTGCAAGGTATCCTTTTATGTATGTACCCTTAAAGTTTATCAGCTTCCCTTTGGGGTGATTTTTGAGATATTCCTTATCAAAGTAAATATGCAAATCCTTATCTTCGGCGCTGCTCTGTACCATAAGTTCATACTTCCTCTTTAGATTTTTTATCAGATTTTCTTTGAATCCATCTTCATTGATATTCATATCCCTCGGTTTTAATTTACCATCAATCTCTCTTTTTGTACTCATTGTGATCGGCGACAGACATAGAAATCTGTTTTCACCATCTTCAAACCTTGGCTCTTGTAAGGCCTCAATCTCTTCTATCTTTAAAATGGCCTTTCCTATCCTCATCTCCCCCATATTGAGCATACTTGAGGCCAAGTCCTGCATAAACTTTACAACGGGTGAAGATATGTACAGGTCTACCTTACCCCTAAACCTCAGATATGGGCCATTAACATCATAAAAATCCAGCATCCTCAAACCGGAATATGTAAATAACTTGAAATGTTTACCACCATACACAAAACCTTCATCATGCAATAATCTCGAAAACTCTGCATCCTCCTCGTTCAACAGATGATATATATATGAGGTTATAAAATAGTTGTAGTTAATGTCCAGCGTCTGCATGTCATCTGTAAACATCCTTACCCTTATTCTCAATTTATATCATCCCTCTCAATGCATCTAAATTATAACAAAAAAAGATGTCAAACAACACCTTAAATGAGATTATCAGTAGGATTTTTCTCAATACCCATTATGGTTTTCTCCACAAATTTATCGTCGGGCATTCTAAAGATAATCACCGAGTCTTCTTTTCCTTTTATAATTTTTGATAAACCATTCTTCATCTTATAAAACTGACCTTCAGTAAGTTCACCTTCAAATACAGAATTCTGAATCCAGTTCAAATATGTCCTTAAAAATTTCATTACTTTACCAACCCTCTTTACATCTACATCATATACAACTATCACATACATTTAACCACCACATCAACCTATCTCCAGTTTGCACCAGCCCATTGTCCAGTATTTACCACCGTCCATTATAATCCTCTTAGATACTGGAAATAGTCCCTTGTTTTTTAATTTTTTAAAAGTATTAGCAACCTTCATCCTGTTGTCGTCATTTAGCAGTTCTATAACCGTGTTGTTTTCAATACCACATCCAAAGCCCAACCTGAAGTTTGCCCCACCAGTCTTAATCTCATTAAAATAATTTGATACGCCATGAAATCTCTCTTCTTCTTTTATAAGGTTATCCTTAAAGAAACTTTGACTTTTCTCTATTGTCCCTTTAACATCCGCTATCCCTCTGACATTGAGCTTCTTTGCTGTATACTCGTCGATGATCAGTGTACCTGCAAATGTCACATTTGGTTTTATACATTCTCTGTATATCTCATATCCAACAATTTCTCTGCTGTATCTACCAGTGCTTGTCTTGTTCACAGTATCTACCCTGTATATTGCACTTATATTCTCATCGTTACTGAACAGATCTGAGACCTTAACCGCTTTAAATATATCAGTATTTGCTGACGGAGAGTACCCATATACTGATGTCCTCAATATATTTTGCATAAAATTACTGGAATTATTTACGTCAAACCCGTTGTTCAACTTTAACCTGTTGTCGTCGTAACCCCACATTGTATTTAATATTGCAGTCCTCAGGGCCCCCTTAAGACTGGAGCCGGGTATGAACGGCCTGTTTTCCAGCATATCAATGATATTTTCTTTAATTACATTTCCCTCAGAGAAGTTGCGATAGTATGATGGGAGCACCCTCCTTGATATACTTTTTACAAAATCAATTATGTTTGCATCCAGTCTATTGCGGTTTTTATTTAAAAAATCGGAGATTGAAGGGGTACCAGCTTCACTGTATTTTTCCCACAGCCCAAGTTCATTCAGTCTGTAAGCCAGTTTATATAAATCAATTATATACAGGTTGCCATTATTGTAAAAATAACCCGATGATGTTATCTCCTCATTGCTACCGCCAATATGCACCGGCGATAATGTTGTGAGTTTTATATTGTAAATCATATGGAAGCCTCCCTCGCCGGTATATTAAAGGCCAGGCCATATCTATAGACCTTATCTATGGACTTACCCTTTACATCAATCACAAGTATCTTTCCGCTTATATCTTCTTTAAAGATCGCTCCCTCACCAAGCATCCTGCACATATACATCACTGCATTACCATCAGTAAAGTTGGTCCACCAGCGCCTGTCTATTATCCTGTAACTTACTGCGCTCCTTTTAAAACTCTTACTATCATCTGGGTAAATAAGAGAGAGTGACACATACCTCTCCGGTTTATCCGGTATCTTAATCTCCACAGCATCTATAAATTCCGGTACAAACCTACCAAATCCACAACTCCTCATACCGCCCAAACCTTTATCCCCAAGGTACTTTAACAATACCTTTAAACTCTTCCAGTCATCCTCATCACAGTCAACCAAAAAGTGAAGACCGCAGTTTTTATTAAAGACAACAGCCGCCGAATAGAAAAGGCTTGATACCTTGGTTATCCTGTCCAGAGCAACCCTTGGCCTTATATATGAACTTACACTTCTGCTCTCCTTAAAATTATTACTGGAATTCATAAACAGTTCCCAGTTGATTTTACCTCTGTTAATAAGGTCTTCAAAACAATGTTTATCAACGAATCTGGTAGATTTAATCAGTTTTCTCTTCTCCAATATTGCTTTTGCATCTGCGCCATCAAAGTCATTGATATTTAACGGAGGTACATAAAAATAAAGTATATCACCTACAAATGGAAAAGCAGATGTGACCCTTATATCTTTAAAATCAACTCCCGTCTCTTTAGAAGATATATATATGGCGCTATATATGGTGTCTGAATGTATGTAGTCAAGGGAATTCTCCACACCTATACCCTTTTCACCTATATGCATAGGTGTGTAAAAATTCAACTTAATATCTCTTAAAAACAAAGGGCTCACCCCTCCTATTCAAAGTACCTTATAATTTCGTCAACATCTGCTGTATCCATATCCGGAATTTCTACCTCTTTTACAGGTGTATTGCCAAAATAATAGTTGGACAACCGTACCTCTGTCTTTAATCCTTTGATCCTCAGCCTGCCATATCCCCTGGATACACTGCCTCCCAACCCCTCGTCCTGAAGCAGCTTTAAAAGTCCTATTATTGTCTTAATGTCCTCTTTAACCTCTTCGCCATCTTCTTTCATATCCTGATCTACAGTATATGTAATAGTAAAGCCAAACTTAGCCCCCCTTGGAACCCTTTCCATCTGCCGCGGAGTCGCTGCCGATGTTATCCTGTCTAGGGTATTTTCATATTTAATTTCCGTTAAATATCTCTCCATACTATCAAGTTCAATCTCATCCTTGTTGATTAAGAACGCATCGCTTACAGAGATCCTCGATGGCCTGCTGTTCTCCTTATCTGTAGCTCCAAAAATTCTGCAGACAATGCATTCAGGTTCCATACATTCATGCCTTCTAACCGGTCTTTTATCTGTGGCAGAATTCCTGTTAAAATACTCATCACCATTTTTCTTTGCAGCCTCACTCTGTTCCAGAAGGCTACGCATCTTGCCCTTTATTGAGCTTCCAGGAATATATGGCTCGTTGGAAATTGGGTCTCTTAATACAGGATTATCAACACCACCCACCTCTGATATATTCTCAGAACCGCCTATATGCATACCTGTAATAAGGTCTATCTCGCCTGAAAGTATAATGTTGCCATAAAACTTACCAGTCCTCATCGACATATCCCATACCTCCATCTCTATTTTTCTCTTCCACCATATACCTTGTGGTAAACTATCAAAGCCTCAATCAAGCGGTCTAACTTTAAGAATTGATTAAAGCCACGAATGCCATCATCGGTTATTCTTGATATAAAGACATCTATTATGTTAACTATCTCTTTCAACTGCGTATGCCTTGTAGCAAAATAATCAAAATTGACCTTAAGAGATAGCAGATACTCCCTTCTAAACTCATCGCTTCTGTTGACATAGTTATTTCTTATTTTTTTAGTAGAATCAAGAAACCTTCGCATTTCAGTGTTTTTAGCGTCATGGGCTATAGCAATATTGGCCAGGGCTCTTCCAAGAAACACAATATCTCTATCAGATATGTCATTTATATCTTTGCTCTTTAAAAAATCAGTTATATACTTCAGGATGGAGTCTTCTGTAACAGCCCTTCTATCAATGTACAGTAT
The DNA window shown above is from Calorimonas adulescens and carries:
- the cas6 gene encoding CRISPR-associated endoribonuclease Cas6, producing the protein MRIRVRMFTDDMQTLDINYNYFITSYIYHLLNEEDAEFSRLLHDEGFVYGGKHFKLFTYSGLRMLDFYDVNGPYLRFRGKVDLYISSPVVKFMQDLASSMLNMGEMRIGKAILKIEEIEALQEPRFEDGENRFLCLSPITMSTKREIDGKLKPRDMNINEDGFKENLIKNLKRKYELMVQSSAEDKDLHIYFDKEYLKNHPKGKLINFKGTYIKGYLAPFIMSGDKDLMWIAYHAGLGEKNSLGFGMIEKI
- the cas2 gene encoding CRISPR-associated endonuclease Cas2 produces the protein MYVIVVYDVDVKRVGKVMKFLRTYLNWIQNSVFEGELTEGQFYKMKNGLSKIIKGKEDSVIIFRMPDDKFVEKTIMGIEKNPTDNLI
- the csm5 gene encoding type III-A CRISPR-associated RAMP protein Csm5 — encoded protein: MIYNIKLTTLSPVHIGGSNEEITSSGYFYNNGNLYIIDLYKLAYRLNELGLWEKYSEAGTPSISDFLNKNRNRLDANIIDFVKSISRRVLPSYYRNFSEGNVIKENIIDMLENRPFIPGSSLKGALRTAILNTMWGYDDNRLKLNNGFDVNNSSNFMQNILRTSVYGYSPSANTDIFKAVKVSDLFSNDENISAIYRVDTVNKTSTGRYSREIVGYEIYRECIKPNVTFAGTLIIDEYTAKKLNVRGIADVKGTIEKSQSFFKDNLIKEEERFHGVSNYFNEIKTGGANFRLGFGCGIENNTVIELLNDDNRMKVANTFKKLKNKGLFPVSKRIIMDGGKYWTMGWCKLEIG
- the csm4 gene encoding type III-A CRISPR-associated RAMP protein Csm4 is translated as MFLRDIKLNFYTPMHIGEKGIGVENSLDYIHSDTIYSAIYISSKETGVDFKDIRVTSAFPFVGDILYFYVPPLNINDFDGADAKAILEKRKLIKSTRFVDKHCFEDLINRGKINWELFMNSSNNFKESRSVSSYIRPRVALDRITKVSSLFYSAAVVFNKNCGLHFLVDCDEDDWKSLKVLLKYLGDKGLGGMRSCGFGRFVPEFIDAVEIKIPDKPERYVSLSLIYPDDSKSFKRSAVSYRIIDRRWWTNFTDGNAVMYMCRMLGEGAIFKEDISGKILVIDVKGKSIDKVYRYGLAFNIPAREASI
- the csm3 gene encoding type III-A CRISPR-associated RAMP protein Csm3 — its product is MSMRTGKFYGNIILSGEIDLITGMHIGGSENISEVGGVDNPVLRDPISNEPYIPGSSIKGKMRSLLEQSEAAKKNGDEYFNRNSATDKRPVRRHECMEPECIVCRIFGATDKENSRPSRISVSDAFLINKDEIELDSMERYLTEIKYENTLDRITSAATPRQMERVPRGAKFGFTITYTVDQDMKEDGEEVKEDIKTIIGLLKLLQDEGLGGSVSRGYGRLRIKGLKTEVRLSNYYFGNTPVKEVEIPDMDTADVDEIIRYFE
- the csm2 gene encoding type III-A CRISPR-associated protein Csm2 encodes the protein MNTEDILLEAIRYRIFQDNIGNRGKNGDKKDRDKEKIEEILNFDLSDVEDSKVEKLRQDYENFLNSISDSEQARQRDRHNFRQSNTKITPSILYIDRRAVTEDSILKYITDFLKSKDINDISDRDIVFLGRALANIAIAHDAKNTEMRRFLDSTKKIRNNYVNRSDEFRREYLLSLKVNFDYFATRHTQLKEIVNIIDVFISRITDDGIRGFNQFLKLDRLIEALIVYHKVYGGREK